A region of the Notolabrus celidotus isolate fNotCel1 chromosome 18, fNotCel1.pri, whole genome shotgun sequence genome:
TAAATCAAGTGTGCATGTTTGCTCATTGACATGTGCATATAGAGGACAATGCCCTGATGTCCCTTTCCAACATTCTGACCCTTCAGTCAGACTGAAAAAAGCTAAATTTCCTTCAAGATAGCTACCCACAGATAgggaaacaacaacaatggaagTAAAGCAGATCAATATATGCTTAAGTTAAGGGCACTTGAACTCAACAAGGATTCCTACTTTACTATGATGTGATTCACACAGAATGTGTTTCTCTAAATGTATGGCTTCTTTCTATGAATTTATTACCGTAACATTATGGTTTCAAATGTTTCTGTGTACACACACTATTTAGCATCTAAACTGCCTACAGGGAACATCTTCATGTCATAATTACTTGAAGTGTAACTAAtcgacttttttttttagctaagaACATATTTACATAGGGATTTAGTAGTGCTGTTAATCAATGTGGGTCTTGATCCCAGCAGTTGagcataaagtattaaaaatcctcaaattgtgttgaaaatgtgtgaagagCGTGCCATCTGCAGGTTGAAACCTGACTACTGCAATGGAGATTTTCCAATGGCTGGCCGAGTTCACGGGGACATCGTTTGGTACTTGTGGTGAGGTAGGTTATATAGGGCACTTGCATCTTTCATCGTACCCTTTATAACCTACCCCACCACATTCCACAAACTCCAGCCATGTCCAAATGTATACATTGACGTTCCAatggcatttttttaaattcctggGTAGATACCCGCCCgcagccagctgggataggctccatgacccctaacgggataagcggtcaagataatggatggatggatgggtagatACTCTTCAGCCGAAACACGGGGGTTTGGTTACCCTTTAAGGACACATATTTCACCCTACTTAAATCTGAAACTCTGGCCATAATCTGGTCCCAACCAGGCTAGCTTTGCTTTGCTATAATACCGATGTCAATAATTTTATTGCTACATGTATTTTGCCACTCGTGGATGCAATTGCAGTGACACTGTTTACCTTAATGTCATTGCATACCCTCTATAATTGGCTGTAATACTGTCCATCAAACAGTGCATGACTTCCTTAATTCTGAAAATGAGAATATGAAATGAAGACCCCTATCTCACTATCGAGAGCACATTTTTTAGTTATGTAGATAGAACGTCAATCTATAAACTGATGATACTGTGgtatttttacaataaattgTTAGTTATTTTTTCTACACATACAAAAATTAGTTGACCTACTATGCATAATTGTATGCATACAGAAAGTTAAGCTGTCGCACTGTGTGATTTTAAGGTGATGCTAAACAAGCTGGAGGTAGACACACTGGGCTGCAGGTGTTCTGCCTGATAAACTTATGGTGTTGGTTTATTTGGACACtcgttttgttgttttattctggtATAACATGTACTTTAAATGTCCACAAAATATCTTGTATTATTTTTGCATATGTGGCTACTCTGTCAGAAACTATGTTAACtttgctgctgcctatcttggccaggacacttttgaaaaagagatttttaatctcaatgagtttttatttcctggtttaattaaaaaataaataacgataataatgataataattgatTCTTCTTAGCTTGAAAGAGTGAAGCTAAATGCGGTTACTCTTTAAAGAGGCTatacttttaaataaaaaaaacagaaagatgtcCCTTGTGGTGATGAACCTTTCACATCTTCTTTTTTGCCTTCAATGGAGCAAAGCCTGCCAGCCTGTTAATCCAGGCAACTCCTACTGCACTGATTACACACATGACATGCGTCATATCCCAATCACCTGACAATCCTATCTTCCTAATTTGGCAACCTATCTAGGCTGCAGGGTTTCCGGTCACTCCCTCTGCTCTGCCATTGCTACTGCTGCCCTGCACCAGCACTGTGCTCATACTTTCAGCCCCACCCCCTCCCTAGCATCTACCCGCAGGCTCCAGCCAGGGGGTTTAagatattatctcatcactcctcataTTTCTGTATGTGAAATAAATCTGCGAGCAGTGATGAGGTCGGAGCCTAGATGCCCAATGCAAACAGTGTTCTGCTTCTGCAGGAAACATCTCAAACCATTACAAAGTGAGTTTATTGTTTAGCTGTGCAGTTGCGACATGCATGTTGTTGCTTTTAGCTACAGAGCTAGAGAGCACAGTGAGGCATTTAGCAGCTGAAGAGCCAAACATTTCCAAAACGGAAGCACAGCTAGAATTTGGAGTCTgaataatgaaaatgataatgttgctaccaagcggcaacctccggtctcaaactatgaagcctatgcggaagtgttataaactgaaattcatcgagaatctgcttgaggctggctgcagaaacatcggaaaccacatacacactaatataaaaaagacgatctttgcagcattaataaacatgtttacagcctggttaaaaaaaatggcttggctctacatagctaatttctctatcggcacacaccgtacggggggtgaatttttttctaacacgacggttcagaagattttaCGATtgcaagtttttgcccaaataaggacatgactgacttgactcccggacgggagcacatagctgttggctaggaggctcaaactctgcctctttacgtcactttgactggttgagttctgcatttctaatatggctgccgccgtcaattggcttcaaaacagcgttcaggaacagatgggtgacgtcacggatactacatcctttatttacacagtctatggttgctattaatgtgttgtttgtataaaaaataaaacagtttattTCATGCACCTGTCCATACGTTCATCAATTCATCTTCTCTTCATAGAAAAAGTGAACTCCTCCTTTATCCTTTTTTCTATATGTCTTTTTAGCTGTCCAGAGAATGGCCCTGGCTCACCTGTCCTCCTTAGACATGTCGTCTGTGGACAAAGATGAACCCTCTTctggggaggaagaggaggaacatGAGAAGGAGAGTGAGCAGACAGCTTCAGTCACAGGTGGGTCCTGTGGGttcatacaaatattttttaatactaTACTGTCTGGACGACACAAAGGCATTACTCACACTgtaaaaactctctctctcattagaTCAAAGAGGAGAAAGCAAACCACTCAGAGGTCAGTGTTCTCCACCTGACAGCTTTACAGGATGTGCTGATTTCAGCCATCACGgtggaggtgaagaggaggccaaagaaagagaggaaggaaaggggGAATGATGACAGAAGAAGACTTACATGGAGACAGGACTTTAGTGAGGACCAGCCCTGCATAACACGTATGGgccatgtgtgtgcatacatgggtgtacatatgaatgtgtgttgtttgggtatgtgggtgtgtgcatgcatgtgacaaaagagttcagtgtgtgtttgagagacgGGAGGAACAGGCGGGCATTCAGGAAGGTCAGATTCTTAATGAGAAAGTACGAAGGAAAGTTTATCCTGAGACTTGGAAAGGAAATCACGTCTCGGTGAGCTGAGGGAAACACGACTGAATTCTAATCAGCCAAGGACACTGCACATATAATAACACAGCTGCTATGAACTGTGGCATTTTTTCAAGCAAAGGaactgtctttttgtttttagggTCTGAAAACTTTTAACAGAGTTCTTCATTTTGCTCCTTTTGGTTAATATGAGTGTGTAGACCTTAAGTCACCTTTATTCACACCACACAGAGTGTGGGGTGTGTAGTGATGCAGGTGTTGAAACACACTCAAGAACCTTTACAGGTTCTGCAGACAACTGAAGGAAAGGTTTTCCAGCTGATAGAAACATAGCAGATAGACTATTTCTGGTAACATATATGCCATTTTATGCATGTTTTACAAACATGTCCGATTGACTTTAATGATCCGAATGAAAGCTATTAGAAGGCCATGATGAGGTTATTTCAAGAAATACCTTATTTAGTGTGGCCAGAAATTGTGCGTTATGACAGATATATATAATACACTTGATTACATGGTATAATACAGTATGATAAATATACAGTATgcaatattgtatttttttttccactgagtGATTAAACTCTTGAAGTTTACTTTCCCCAACTTTGTACTGTGCGTGTTTGCGTGCAAGGGGAAGGAAATCAAAGGCGAATGGATTACAGATGAAGGAAGCTCGGTCCCAGCAACAGGAAACCAGATCAAATCATATCAGTCTAATCAAACTAATCATGATGATACAGCACAATTTTCCCGGTTTGATTTTTATGAGCAGGCTTTTGTCACAAAGTGACTGGCAAGAATAACCTGTTGGAGATGGCAGTTGATTCAGGTTGGGGACAGAGAGGacctattttttaaaaacagtgcataaagtatatacatatatgatGAGAGTGAATGTTCATTCTTGATCTTGTATATAAAAGATGTTTGTGGTGGTTGCTAATAAAACTGTAATAATTGGACTGGAGTGttggtgtgtttctgttttagaagaagaagaggaaatgtactttattaatccccattgGGGATGTTCAAttttttccactcgtgttatttttgtggtcatgctacacaaacagtttggtatatacatacaattttacaaacatgcagtggacatgcacttagggagagatgtcagtgaggatgctgccatcaaccagcgcaccccgagcagtttgggatttggtgccttgctcaagggcacctcggcagtgcccaggcaagtgaactagcacctctccagccaccagtccaattgccaaactttgtccatgctgggacccgaaccggcaaccctccagtttccaagtcaagtccctatggactgagctactgccgccccaatgGTAGAATTAATCGATACGAATGTACCATGCTCCAATCATATCTAATTTACAAGAATGGCATAGCCTTATTTGGCATTTCAGTTACAATACTGCAATAATTCAGGTGTGTGAGTCAAAATCGCGAAACACTGACGCCTAGTGTTCAGTTCTTGTAATTACATAACCAGAGTATTGCATAAGCATCTGAGACGTTGATCTAAAATTACATAAAACTGGTACCTTAGCAATCAGTAACATAAATGTAGAACAATATTATGTACTAACAGTTGACTATGAAGCATTTGCAATCATATAATTGAAAATCAAGTTTGCATATTTTTATTTGCACCCTATTCAATAAGTGTTTtattaaccttcctgttatattcgtttctctggaacagcaataatgttcttgggtcaatttgacccggggcatattcaattatccaaaactgtcagaaccccaaaaaattccaatacacacttttaaatctaatttttaactctatttctaaccatttaagtcaagatttagtccattggtgttctttaactctcaca
Encoded here:
- the LOC117829718 gene encoding protein phosphatase 1 regulatory subunit 1B-like isoform X2 is translated as MDVKYGIAVLLRYTIQIRRRRPTPATLFRLTDPPSPEEDIGPHQWVLGENGALKAKLVHSSTYQPPSLKAVQRMALAHLSSLDMSSVDKDEPSSGEEEEEHEKESEQTASVTDQRGESKPLRGQCSPPDSFTGCADFSHHGGGEEEAKEREEGKGE